From one bacterium genomic stretch:
- a CDS encoding Fic family protein, with protein MRNILPEIVFSTSDSTLSQRISRWVKSGRLRKIAPKLYTSNFTDSDYQIVKRNLYPILGHLFSGALLSHRSALEGRPTDSGDVFLTYTYTRHVALPGIRVHLMKGPGPGSTDLPFMNGLFISSRPRSFLENLQIARGRSGLAKILSKVELEERLDRICLAQGTAALNTLRDSARELAGPLHMEEPFRKLNALIAAILRTRPANVLSSPAARARSMGMPYDSFRLDLFNTLFTALSQAELPVRNEVRTTERERQLLAFFEAYFSNYIEGTEFKVSEAYDIVFHNKVPRNRPADAHDVMGTFRVAASIGQSRSVSETFDDFCRILKSRHHDIMEGRPDRAPGEFKEDGNRAGETVFVDPGLVQGTLLKGFEMASAITPGLPRAIFMMFLIAEVHPFVDGNGRVARLMMNAELVHRGLSRIVMPTVYRDDYLLALRALSRSSNPVPLVRAMDYVQDFSSRLPMSSYDEAINALTNCNAFKDPDEARLIMYSPISSAPSI; from the coding sequence ATGCGAAATATTCTACCAGAAATAGTTTTCTCAACGTCTGACAGCACTCTGTCACAGCGTATTAGTCGGTGGGTAAAATCTGGTCGCCTCCGCAAGATTGCGCCAAAACTCTACACATCGAACTTCACGGACAGCGACTATCAGATTGTGAAGCGGAATCTTTATCCGATTCTTGGGCATCTGTTCTCGGGTGCGCTCCTGAGTCATCGTTCAGCACTCGAAGGGCGCCCTACGGATTCTGGGGATGTATTTCTGACCTATACGTACACCCGGCATGTCGCACTACCTGGTATCCGTGTTCACTTAATGAAAGGGCCTGGACCGGGGAGTACCGATTTACCCTTTATGAATGGTTTGTTCATTTCCTCACGGCCGCGGTCGTTTTTGGAAAATCTCCAGATCGCACGTGGGAGGTCTGGTCTTGCTAAAATCCTGTCCAAAGTGGAACTCGAAGAGAGATTGGATCGCATTTGTCTGGCGCAAGGGACAGCCGCCTTGAATACGCTGCGTGATTCGGCGCGTGAACTGGCAGGGCCGTTGCACATGGAAGAACCTTTCCGGAAACTGAATGCCCTGATTGCGGCGATCCTGCGAACACGGCCGGCCAACGTGCTCTCTTCGCCTGCGGCACGGGCAAGATCCATGGGGATGCCGTACGATTCTTTTCGGTTGGATCTCTTCAATACGTTGTTCACAGCGCTCTCCCAGGCAGAACTGCCAGTCCGCAATGAAGTCCGCACGACCGAAAGAGAACGCCAGCTTCTGGCCTTTTTCGAGGCCTATTTCTCGAACTACATTGAAGGAACCGAATTCAAGGTTTCCGAAGCCTATGACATTGTCTTTCACAATAAGGTGCCTCGAAACCGTCCCGCAGATGCACATGATGTCATGGGCACATTTCGTGTGGCCGCCAGTATTGGGCAGAGTCGGTCCGTTTCCGAAACGTTTGACGATTTTTGCCGGATTTTGAAATCTCGGCATCACGATATCATGGAAGGCCGTCCTGACAGGGCACCGGGCGAGTTCAAGGAGGATGGAAATCGTGCCGGAGAGACTGTGTTCGTGGATCCCGGTCTAGTCCAGGGCACGCTGTTAAAGGGGTTTGAAATGGCCTCCGCGATCACGCCGGGCTTGCCGCGTGCCATCTTCATGATGTTTCTCATCGCGGAGGTTCACCCATTTGTTGACGGAAATGGACGTGTTGCCCGGTTGATGATGAACGCGGAACTGGTGCATAGGGGGCTCAGCCGAATCGTGATGCCAACCGTTTACCGCGACGATTACCTGCTGGCACTTCGTGCCCTCTCCCGCTCCAGCAACCCCGTACCCCTGGTTAGAGCTATGGATTACGTTCAGGATTTCTCGT